The Candidatus Eisenbacteria bacterium genome includes a window with the following:
- a CDS encoding metalloregulator ArsR/SmtB family transcription factor, which produces MDRTKGTQRLFEHFAHIGKAVSSAQRIQLLELLAQGERSVDVLAAEARLPTANTSHHLQALRAVRLVDVRKQGTRVFYRLAGPEVFDLLQVIRRVAQARIAEVDDLIHTYFASPELLEPVSRRELVKRAREEDVLILDVRPPEEFAAGHIRGAMSVPLNELKRRLAKLPKRKEIVAYCRGPYCVLSVHAVELLRSRGFRARRLADGFPEWQGAGLPIESGPP; this is translated from the coding sequence ATGGATCGAACGAAAGGCACGCAGAGGCTCTTTGAGCACTTCGCTCACATCGGGAAGGCGGTTTCGAGCGCCCAGCGGATTCAGCTACTTGAGCTGCTCGCCCAAGGCGAGCGCAGCGTCGACGTGTTGGCAGCGGAAGCCCGGCTCCCAACCGCGAACACCTCGCACCACCTCCAGGCACTTCGGGCCGTGCGTCTCGTCGATGTTCGCAAGCAGGGCACGCGGGTCTTCTACCGACTCGCCGGGCCGGAAGTCTTCGATCTCCTGCAGGTCATCCGCCGCGTGGCACAGGCGCGGATCGCCGAGGTCGACGACTTGATCCATACCTATTTCGCGTCGCCTGAACTGCTGGAACCGGTCTCCCGGCGCGAGCTGGTCAAGCGTGCGCGCGAGGAAGACGTGCTCATCCTCGATGTGCGACCGCCCGAGGAGTTTGCGGCCGGACACATCCGCGGGGCGATGTCTGTCCCGCTCAACGAGCTCAAACGACGTTTGGCCAAGCTCCCCAAGCGGAAGGAGATCGTGGCGTACTGCCGTGGCCCCTATTGCGTGCTCTCAGTGCATGCGGTGGAGCTGTTGCGGTCCCGGGGATTCCGCGCGCGGCGTCTGGCCGACGGTTTCCCCGAGTGGCAGGGAGCCGGCCTTCCTATCGAATCAGGACCTCCATGA